In Terriglobus aquaticus, the genomic window CGGCGGAGCACGAAGCGGAACGCGACCGGGCCAGCGCAGACATGCTGTTTGAACAGGCAGCCGCGGCCCATGCGCGTGCGGCCAAGGCGAAGAGCACGGGCGCGATTGCGGATGCGCTGGTGGGACCGCTGGACAGGCTGCGGGCGGTGTTGCTGGTGCCGTTGCGCGTGGCGACCGACGTGCCGCAGGTGCAGGTGTTCCTGTTTGCGGATGGATGTCTGCGCGGGCCTGAACTTGTGTCGGTGCTGGGCGTTCGGTTGGCGAAGGAGCAGGTGGAGGTTGGGTCGAGCCTGTTTGCACAGCCGCGCATGATGGCTGCGGTTGCGCTGGATGCGCCCGGGCAGCACAGCGAGGCGAGCAGTGCGAATGCTGCGAACGCGGCGGAACTTTCGCCAGAGGAGCGCATGCTGGCTGTGATCGCAAAGCTGGAAGATACGGCTGGGGCGTCGGACACGGCGACGCTGGGCGATCACTTGGCCATGTTGCGGCGGTGGTATTACCGGCCCGAAAAGCAGCGGGCTGGCGTTCTGTTCCAGCCGGAGCGCGATGCGTGGCCCGTTCGCAAGCTGGTGCGGGCGGCGGCAAAGCTGGCCGCTCCGGAGCCACAGGTGCAGCCTGCACCGGCTGAGGGAGATGCCAGGAGCGAAGCCGACCCGCGGGCCAGCGTGGAACCGGTTACTTCTTCAGAACAACAGTAGTGGCGGCACGAGAAGCAGATCCTTCGCTCCACTCAGGATGACACTCATCTAATTACGCGTTCCGCGCTGAATATCCGTTCCGCGCGGAATCTCCGTGCGTTCGCGCCGAATCCGTCCGTTCCGCGCTGAGGACCCGTCTTCGCGTTGCGACGACTATGGGTTGTTGTCTGCGATGGCGTAGTAGCCCTTGCGCGCCTGAATCTTCACGTCGTTGCCGCAGGTGATGTTGATGGTGCGGAAGGTGCCGTCGATGTTGGCGTTCTTGGGCGTGTAGCTGAGCAGGTATTGCGTGCGCAGTTCGTCGGAGATCTGCTGGAAGTTTTCGTCCAGGTGCTTGCCGTTACCGCCGTTAATCACGCGGCCGCCGGTTTCCTTGGTCAACTGGTCCATGGCGCCGGCGCCGAAGCTCATGTTGTAGCCGCCGCCGAAGCCGAAGCCGCCCGTGTCGCGGATGAGGATGACATAGACAATGGTGTTGGCCTTCTGCGCGGCTTCGATCGCTTCTTTCAGCTTGACTTGCGATCCCTGGTCGTCACCGTCGGTGAGCATCACAACGACCTTGCGGCCCGCCTCCTGCCGCAGCTTGTCGTGGGTGGCCAGGTAGACGGCGTCGTACAGCAGCGTGCCGCGCGGCGTGCTGTTGCCGGTCACCGAGCCGGTGCCCGCGCCGGTGTTGATCTCTGCCTTGTCTAGGCCGCGGCGCAGTTCGCGCGTGGAGTTGGTGTAGTCGCTCAGAAGCTCGACGTTGATGTCGAAGTTGATGAGGAAGGCTTCGTCCTTGGACTTGATCACGTCGCGCAGGAAGTCGGCGGCGGCCTCTTTTTCGAGCGGCAGAACGCGTTCCATGGAGCCGGAGGTGTCGAGCAGGATGCCGATGGTGAGCGGCAGGTTCTTTTCCTGCGTGAAGTTCTTGATCGCCTGCTCTTCCTTGTTCTCGTAGACCTTGCAGTCGTCCTTGTGCAGGCCGGTCAGGTAGCCGCCCTTGTCGCGCGCGGAGAAGTAGGTGTTCACCAGGTTGGTGCGAACGCGGAGGGTTCCGCCCTGCGGCAGATCGTCGTCGGCCGGCGGTGGTGCGGAGCTGGCGGGCGGAGGTCCGCCGGGCGAGGGCGCCTCTTGCGCGCGCACGGCGGCGGGCAGAACGGCGAGTGTGGCAAGCAGGGCAGCGGAGAGGAGCGCACGCATACTTCACTTTGGACGAGTTCGGGGCCGGTTCGGTCTACCGAAGGCTGCCGCAGCAGAACGCGGCAGACGCGTGCTGGCTGCAAGCACC contains:
- a CDS encoding excinuclease ABC subunit C — its product is MSVSPIFEHELSFSPELATEVLRAVPARAGVVALFGHSSTDRPFLMQSANLRRRLQRLLLPPEGQTKRLNLRDRVARVAWRETGSELESLLLLYRAMRTVFGADEARRKLRLSPPFTVRYAVENRFPRIYVTNHLRRRSLHTTFGPFASRLDAERYREAVEDLFVIRRCFLELHPSPDDPGCIYGEMHKCMAPCQQRCTDAEYHREAERALQFLNTAGQSLAAEHEAERDRASADMLFEQAAAAHARAAKAKSTGAIADALVGPLDRLRAVLLVPLRVATDVPQVQVFLFADGCLRGPELVSVLGVRLAKEQVEVGSSLFAQPRMMAAVALDAPGQHSEASSANAANAAELSPEERMLAVIAKLEDTAGASDTATLGDHLAMLRRWYYRPEKQRAGVLFQPERDAWPVRKLVRAAAKLAAPEPQVQPAPAEGDARSEADPRASVEPVTSSEQQ
- a CDS encoding VWA domain-containing protein — its product is MRALLSAALLATLAVLPAAVRAQEAPSPGGPPPASSAPPPADDDLPQGGTLRVRTNLVNTYFSARDKGGYLTGLHKDDCKVYENKEEQAIKNFTQEKNLPLTIGILLDTSGSMERVLPLEKEAAADFLRDVIKSKDEAFLINFDINVELLSDYTNSTRELRRGLDKAEINTGAGTGSVTGNSTPRGTLLYDAVYLATHDKLRQEAGRKVVVMLTDGDDQGSQVKLKEAIEAAQKANTIVYVILIRDTGGFGFGGGYNMSFGAGAMDQLTKETGGRVINGGNGKHLDENFQQISDELRTQYLLSYTPKNANIDGTFRTINITCGNDVKIQARKGYYAIADNNP